The genome window AGCGCATCGCCGCCGACATCGCCGCGGCCCACGCCGGCGACGGCCTCCACGCGCGCGTGCCGCAGCCCGTCCCGTACGACGGGAAGCCCGCGCACCCGCTGCTCGCGCCGGAGATACGGTTCGCGATCCAGCGGACCATGACCGAGGGCGCCGGTGTCCTGCGCTCCGAGGCCTCCCTGGCGACCGCCGCCGGGTCCCTGGACCGGCTGCATGCGGCGGCCCGCGACGCCCTTGCCGAGAACGGCAAGACCGCCGAGCCCGGCGTGGACACCTGGGAGACCACCAACCTCCTGTGTGTGGCCCGGGTCCTGGTCGCCGCCGCCCGGCTGCGCGAGGAGACCCGCGGCTGCCACTGGCGCGAGGACGAGCCCGACCGCGACGACGCCGCCTGGCGCCGCCACATCGTCGTACGGCTGAATCCGGACCGGACGCTCGCCGTACACACCACGGATACCGCAGACTTCCCCCCGACCCGGCCGCATCACCAGGAGCAGTGACAGACGTGAGCACCCCCGAACTTCCCCTCGCCTCCGGCGGCGGCTGCGGCGACGGCTGCGCCTGCGGCGCCGACGACGGGCTGACCGACGAGGAGTATCTGGAGTGCGGGCTCGACCCCGCGCTCGCCCAGCTCCTGGCCGATGCCGGACTCGACCCCGTGGAGGTCGAGGACATCGCCAACGTCGCCATCCAGGAGGACCTGGACCACGGCGTGGACGTCACCACGGTCGCCACGATCCCCGAGGACGCCCGCGCCACCGCCGACTTCACCGCCCGTGAGGACGGCGTCGTGGCGGGCCTCAGGGTCGCCGAGGCGGTCCTCTCGGTGGCCTGCTCCGACGAGTTCGAGGTCGAGCGGCACGTCGACGACGGCGACCGCGTGGTGGAGGGACAGAAGCTCCTCAGCGTCACCGGAGCCACCCGTGACCTCCTCACCGCCGAGCGCAGCGCCCTGAACCTGCTGTGCCGCCTCTCCGGCATCGCGACCGCCACGCGCGCGTGGGCGGACGCCCTGGAGGGCACGAAGGCGAAGGTCCGCGACACCCGGAAGACGACGCCGGGGCTGCGGTCCCTGGAGAAGTTCGCGGTCCGCTGCGGTGGCGGCCTGAACCACCGGATGTCGCTGTCCGACGCGGCCCTCGTCAAGGACAACCACGTGGTCGCGGCGGGCGGTGTCGCGCAGGCCTTCAAGGCGGTGCGCGAGATGTTCCCCGAGGTGCCCATCGAGGTCGAGGTCGACACCCTCCACCAGCTCCGCGAGGTCATCGACGCGGGCGCCGACCTGATCCTCCTGGACAACTTCACCCCGGTCGAGTGCGAGGAGGCCGTGGCGATCGTCGACGGCCGCGCCCTGCTGGAGGCCTCGGGCCGGCTGACCCTCGGCAACGCGAAGGCGTACGCGGACACGGGCGTCGACTTCCTGGCGGTGGGAGCCCTGACGCACTCGTCTCCCATCCTCGACATCGGCCTCGACCTGCGCGCGGCCGAGTAGGGACGGGGACGGGCCATGCTGCTGACGATCGACGTGGGCAACACCCACACCGTCCTCGGTCTGTTCGACGGCGAGGACATCGTCGAACACTGGCGCATCTCCACGGACGCGCGCCGCACCGCCGACGAACTGGCGGTCCTCCTCCAGGGCCTCATGGGCATGCACCCGCTGCTCGGCGAGGAACTGGGCGACGGCATCGACGGCATCGCGATCTGCGCGACCGTGCCGTCCGTCCTGCACGAACTCCGCGAGGTGACCCGCCGCTACTACGGCGACGTGCCCGCGGTCCTCGTCGAGCCGGGGGTGAAGACGGGCGTGCCGATCCTCACCGACAACCCCAAGGAGGTCGGCGCGGACCGCATCATCAACGCGGTCGCGGCGGTCGAGCTGTACGGCGGGCCCGCGGTCGTCGTGGACTTCGGTACGGCGACGACGTTCGACGCGGTCAGCGCGCGCGGGGAGTACGTCGGCGGTGTCATCGCCCCCGGGATCGAGATCTCCGTCGAGGCGCTCGGGGTCAAGGGCGCGCAGCTGCGGAAGATCGAGGTGGCCCGGCCGCGGAGTGTGATCGGGAAGAACACCGTCGAGGCCATGC of Streptomyces phaeolivaceus contains these proteins:
- a CDS encoding type III pantothenate kinase, which gives rise to MLLTIDVGNTHTVLGLFDGEDIVEHWRISTDARRTADELAVLLQGLMGMHPLLGEELGDGIDGIAICATVPSVLHELREVTRRYYGDVPAVLVEPGVKTGVPILTDNPKEVGADRIINAVAAVELYGGPAVVVDFGTATTFDAVSARGEYVGGVIAPGIEISVEALGVKGAQLRKIEVARPRSVIGKNTVEAMQSGIVYGFAGQVDGVVGRMVRELADDPEEVTVIATGGLAPMVLGESSVIDEHEPWLTLIGLRLVYERNVSRL
- the nadC gene encoding carboxylating nicotinate-nucleotide diphosphorylase, whose protein sequence is MSTPELPLASGGGCGDGCACGADDGLTDEEYLECGLDPALAQLLADAGLDPVEVEDIANVAIQEDLDHGVDVTTVATIPEDARATADFTAREDGVVAGLRVAEAVLSVACSDEFEVERHVDDGDRVVEGQKLLSVTGATRDLLTAERSALNLLCRLSGIATATRAWADALEGTKAKVRDTRKTTPGLRSLEKFAVRCGGGLNHRMSLSDAALVKDNHVVAAGGVAQAFKAVREMFPEVPIEVEVDTLHQLREVIDAGADLILLDNFTPVECEEAVAIVDGRALLEASGRLTLGNAKAYADTGVDFLAVGALTHSSPILDIGLDLRAAE